GGGTTGATTCTTCCGTCCCCCGCCGGGCGGCTGCCATCGGTTAAAGCCCTGACCACAACCCCGACCATCCCCTATCGGCCGCGGCCACGCATCAGCCGAAAGTCGACGCCGGCCGGACTTTCGGCGCGGAACCGGCCCTGGTTTATCGCGAAACCGGGCGATTCAGTCGAGCGGGACGCCGTACAGCACCAGGTTCTGGCTGTAGCGACGGGTCGCGCGATCGTACGAGCCGGTGCAGGTCACCAGCGCCAGCCGGGGCTTCGCCGCGCCACTGAACAGGTCCGCCGGCAGCGCATTCTGCTCGTACGTACGACGTGAGACGATCCGGTACCAGTGGACGCCTCCGTCGCCGCCCGTCACCGCGACACGCGCACCGACCGCTACATCAGGCAATGCGGCGAACACGCCGCGTCCGCGAGTGGTGTCGACGTGCCCTGCCAGTAGTACTGTGCCGCCGGCCGACCCAGGCGCCGCACCGGCCGCCCACCAGCCCACGTCGGCCGCTGACCCTGGCATCTGCAGCCGCCCGTCCCCACCAGTTCCTACTGGCTGCACTGCAGCTGTCAGCACACCAGGCAGCTTCAGCCGCACCGGTGGCACGGCTGCTTCACGTTCCTCTGCCGCCGCCCCGGCCTTCGGTACGTCGCCTGTATCAGGTGGCTGCTTTCCGAACAGCAGTACGAGTCCAACGGCCAGTGCGGCAACTCCTAGGACGCGGCGGCGTACGGAGATCGCCTTGCCGACCAGGAGCAGCAGTACGCCCAGACCGAGCAGCACCACTGCCGTACGCGAGCGTGCCTGCTGCGCGGCGGCCACCTGACCGCCGTCGCCAGTAGGT
The genomic region above belongs to Kribbella solani and contains:
- a CDS encoding DUF4142 domain-containing protein; this translates as MPSSRRTTTVLLLILLAALLGFPGAAQPAYAATPQPDLDYLNQAHQLNLTIIRAAQLAQTNGRSACVRKAGAQLERDHRRLSAQELAVADRLGLGLVAIPSLAERQQLDALTAKGKAAAFDNAWLVLQRQEHQQYLKLIGGDLPQAASPAVEAVANGAKPVVEMDLRIVAGPCRTASGTPVVPTGDGGQVAAAQQARSRTAVVLLGLGVLLLLVGKAISVRRRVLGVAALAVGLVLLFGKQPPDTGDVPKAGAAAEEREAAVPPVRLKLPGVLTAAVQPVGTGGDGRLQMPGSAADVGWWAAGAAPGSAGGTVLLAGHVDTTRGRGVFAALPDVAVGARVAVTGGDGGVHWYRIVSRRTYEQNALPADLFSGAAKPRLALVTCTGSYDRATRRYSQNLVLYGVPLD